One genomic region from Leptospira tipperaryensis encodes:
- a CDS encoding LIC11631 family protein, whose translation MAGTQKQLQKSSVFSPSGHGDLYALDNLYLSPKRENEVWNFSQVSQFSPYNLGFLCMRSILTANCSKDTITVGGFTPGFVRGLAKIEGFEDWKQFRAEGFIPRVVGKEFPLSMNSEIHNILNPALASYEKELFEEWNPKAVSITGTWENQEILITGVSLPEDEKNLPKLLKDLIQTLSGTCGKFYLRTDKHSYLCLKKDKETLGPVFFQEKETVWDSFVFLILEKEIS comes from the coding sequence ATGGCCGGCACTCAGAAACAACTCCAGAAATCTTCGGTATTTTCCCCCTCCGGACACGGAGATTTATACGCACTGGACAATCTCTATCTTTCTCCGAAGAGAGAAAACGAGGTTTGGAACTTTTCCCAGGTCTCTCAATTTTCACCTTATAATCTAGGCTTTCTTTGTATGCGTTCGATCCTGACCGCAAATTGTTCTAAAGATACGATCACAGTCGGCGGATTCACACCAGGCTTTGTTCGAGGACTCGCGAAGATCGAAGGGTTCGAGGACTGGAAACAGTTTCGCGCCGAGGGATTTATTCCCAGAGTTGTGGGAAAAGAATTTCCACTCTCGATGAATTCTGAAATTCATAATATTCTCAATCCGGCCCTGGCTTCCTACGAAAAGGAATTGTTTGAAGAATGGAATCCGAAAGCCGTTTCCATCACAGGAACCTGGGAGAATCAAGAGATTCTGATCACCGGAGTTTCCCTTCCCGAAGACGAGAAAAATCTTCCTAAACTTCTAAAGGATCTGATCCAAACTCTTTCGGGAACCTGCGGAAAATTCTATCTTCGTACGGATAAACATTCCTATCTTTGTTTGAAAAAGGATAAGGAAACACTAGGTCCCGTTTTCTTTCAGGAAAAGGAAACGGTTTGGGATTCTTTTGTGTTTCTGATTTTGGAAAAAGAAATCTCTTAA
- a CDS encoding TIGR00266 family protein yields the protein MNYEIIHKPSYSFLKVKLSPGETIKAEAGAMVYMTPGIDVETKMGSGFLSALSRRFFGGESFFFNVFKAPSAGAEIGFAPELPGDVVGIDLTDNGLLVEAGAYLASDETITMKPRFGGLRSFLGGEGVFLLDVTGNGKLFLNSYGAILPIEVQGAYTIDTGHVVAFDKTLQYKIGKAGGSWKSTLFGGEGLVMEFTGHGKILIQTRVPSGFLSWLTGLLPQ from the coding sequence ATGAATTACGAGATCATCCACAAACCTTCGTATTCTTTTCTAAAAGTAAAATTGTCGCCCGGTGAAACCATCAAAGCGGAAGCAGGCGCGATGGTTTATATGACACCCGGGATCGACGTTGAAACCAAAATGGGAAGCGGATTTCTTTCTGCACTTTCGCGGAGATTTTTCGGCGGAGAATCCTTTTTCTTCAATGTCTTCAAGGCTCCTTCCGCGGGCGCGGAGATCGGCTTTGCTCCGGAACTTCCAGGGGACGTTGTCGGAATCGATCTTACGGACAACGGACTTCTCGTGGAAGCGGGCGCTTATCTCGCCTCCGATGAAACGATTACTATGAAACCGAGATTCGGCGGACTGCGTTCCTTTCTCGGCGGAGAAGGTGTGTTTCTTTTGGATGTTACGGGAAACGGAAAACTCTTTTTGAATTCTTACGGAGCCATTCTTCCGATCGAAGTACAAGGCGCTTATACGATCGATACCGGACACGTAGTCGCTTTTGACAAAACTCTTCAGTATAAAATCGGAAAGGCCGGAGGAAGTTGGAAGTCCACTCTTTTCGGCGGCGAAGGTTTGGTAATGGAGTTTACCGGTCACGGTAAAATTTTGATTCAGACTCGGGTTCCATCCGGATTCTTATCCTGGCTGACGGGACTCCTTCCTCAATAA
- the ptsP gene encoding phosphoenolpyruvate--protein phosphotransferase: protein MIPSKRTVFTGITAFPGKLYGKVLKTGKKRNTILTGTYVHESAKEEEIEKFKIALEESLESLRILITSVEASGPDNKEVQEILETQAMICSDPGLSTSVQKRILDLGENAILAVQNVTHEITEKFRAMENEFFRERVDHFHDVSNRLIEFIAGKKEEDSFLSGLKEDLILVARELTPSQMILMDKTRIRGIVTDLGGKTGHMAILARNYGIPTVVGLKDFSSYVRDNEFIFLDAEAGSVVRFPTLEEIKYYGFSSTYPVEESGTKKTRAVSKDGIRVKIKCNLESELDCEQAIRFGAEGVGLFRSESLFLKYQDSNVSGEEQFRAYKAIAEGMEDKPVTIRTFDIGADKFSTGEEEENPFLGNRGIRYSLSNPEWFSEQLTAILRASAFGNVSILLPMITGPAEIIKTRELLEECKRKLSAQKEKFNKKIKMGVMIETPAAVSALDLIAREADFFSVGTNDLLQYIMAVDRNNIHVSSLYNPYHIAFLRALIRIVEVSRDYDKPLGICGELASDTNFTIFLIGIGIRDLSVSIPFLNPIRKIIRSISLHQAGTLVKKIIELSEEENYENIEAFLFSKHLS from the coding sequence ATGATCCCCTCCAAACGGACAGTTTTCACCGGAATCACAGCTTTCCCAGGGAAACTATACGGTAAGGTTCTCAAAACCGGAAAAAAAAGGAATACGATCCTTACCGGAACCTACGTACACGAATCGGCCAAAGAAGAAGAAATCGAAAAGTTCAAAATCGCTCTCGAAGAAAGCCTCGAAAGCCTTCGGATCCTCATTACGTCCGTCGAAGCGTCCGGTCCGGACAATAAAGAAGTTCAGGAAATTTTAGAAACCCAGGCGATGATCTGTTCGGATCCGGGTCTTTCCACCTCGGTTCAAAAAAGAATTTTGGATCTGGGAGAAAACGCGATTCTTGCCGTACAAAACGTAACCCATGAGATCACCGAAAAATTTCGGGCCATGGAGAATGAATTCTTCAGAGAAAGAGTGGATCATTTTCACGACGTCTCGAATCGACTGATCGAATTCATCGCGGGAAAAAAAGAAGAAGATTCTTTTTTATCCGGTCTGAAGGAAGACCTGATCTTGGTCGCGAGAGAACTCACACCTTCTCAGATGATTCTTATGGATAAGACAAGAATCCGGGGAATCGTAACGGACCTCGGAGGAAAGACGGGCCACATGGCCATCCTCGCGAGAAACTATGGAATTCCTACGGTCGTCGGTTTAAAAGATTTTTCCTCTTATGTGAGGGATAACGAATTCATATTCTTAGATGCGGAAGCGGGAAGCGTAGTAAGGTTTCCGACTTTGGAAGAAATAAAATACTACGGCTTTAGTTCCACCTATCCTGTCGAGGAAAGCGGAACCAAAAAAACCCGGGCCGTAAGTAAGGACGGAATTCGGGTCAAGATCAAATGTAATTTAGAATCCGAACTCGACTGCGAACAAGCGATCCGTTTTGGCGCGGAAGGAGTCGGTCTCTTTCGAAGCGAATCCCTATTCTTAAAATACCAGGACAGTAACGTCTCCGGAGAAGAACAGTTTCGCGCTTACAAAGCGATCGCCGAAGGAATGGAAGATAAACCCGTTACGATCCGCACCTTTGATATCGGCGCCGATAAATTCTCAACCGGAGAAGAAGAGGAAAATCCGTTTTTGGGAAACAGAGGAATTCGATATTCCCTTTCCAACCCTGAATGGTTCAGTGAACAACTAACGGCGATTTTGCGAGCCTCGGCTTTTGGGAATGTGAGCATACTACTTCCTATGATCACCGGGCCCGCCGAGATCATCAAAACCAGAGAACTATTAGAAGAATGTAAACGCAAACTCAGCGCTCAAAAAGAGAAATTTAATAAGAAGATCAAAATGGGCGTGATGATAGAAACTCCGGCTGCGGTTTCCGCCTTGGATTTGATCGCGAGAGAAGCCGATTTCTTTTCGGTGGGAACTAACGATCTTTTACAATACATCATGGCGGTGGATCGAAATAACATCCACGTTTCTTCGCTTTACAATCCGTATCATATCGCCTTCTTACGGGCACTGATTCGAATCGTGGAAGTATCGAGGGACTACGACAAACCTCTTGGAATTTGCGGAGAACTTGCGTCGGATACGAACTTTACGATCTTCTTAATCGGAATCGGAATCCGGGATCTTTCAGTTTCCATTCCATTCTTAAATCCGATTCGAAAGATCATTCGTTCCATCTCCTTACATCAGGCCGGAACCTTGGTAAAAAAAATCATCGAACTTTCGGAAGAAGAAAACTACGAGAACATCGAAGCCTTCCTCTTTAGCAAACACTTGAGTTAA
- a CDS encoding glycosyltransferase yields MKKKEYSKTPMHKIRIGVDARPFSTPVSGVGKMIHSALLDLGKDPSFEFYLFSHRDLHPSYADLLKLPGITFIKGEGILSKKGGIYFAIALPLQLRKIQLDLFWGTQQVFPPFLSKKTATVLTYNDLVAYRFPDTMRTLARLQQKFYLSRSIRRADKLLPISESTRDEVAKFFRIPLEKMQVVYPGIELSEFQGLLKKKPGKRVDSLPKKYFLSVSTIEPRKNYSFLYKTYLEYSKSVKLSQKFSWVIGGKAGWDDPEFIETLRSQKSKELGIHWIESPSDVELAHMYKNCSLFLFSSLYEGFGIPLLEALSLQKPAIVTDLSVFREIGGNQIQYLRLEQDLWVKALLDFSKKPYAGKKVDIRKFYRSVAAKTIADQIREVLKSKTISSSP; encoded by the coding sequence ATGAAAAAAAAAGAATATTCAAAAACTCCAATGCACAAGATCAGAATCGGCGTGGACGCAAGACCTTTTTCAACTCCCGTTTCGGGCGTAGGAAAGATGATCCACAGCGCGCTTTTGGATCTGGGAAAGGATCCCAGTTTTGAATTTTATCTTTTTTCCCATCGGGATCTACATCCGAGTTACGCGGATCTTCTCAAACTTCCGGGAATTACGTTTATCAAAGGGGAGGGGATTCTTTCCAAAAAAGGCGGGATCTACTTTGCGATCGCGCTTCCTCTGCAGCTGCGCAAAATTCAGCTGGATCTTTTTTGGGGAACTCAACAGGTATTTCCTCCGTTTCTTTCCAAAAAGACCGCGACCGTTCTGACCTATAACGACCTCGTAGCTTATCGTTTTCCGGATACGATGCGAACTCTCGCAAGACTTCAGCAAAAATTTTATCTTTCCCGGTCCATCCGCCGCGCGGATAAACTCCTTCCGATCTCCGAATCGACTCGAGACGAGGTCGCGAAATTCTTCCGGATTCCATTAGAAAAAATGCAAGTGGTTTATCCAGGAATCGAACTTTCCGAGTTTCAAGGACTTCTCAAGAAAAAACCCGGAAAAAGAGTGGATTCTCTTCCTAAAAAGTATTTTCTTTCAGTTTCTACGATTGAACCCCGTAAGAATTATTCCTTTTTGTATAAGACGTATTTAGAATATTCAAAATCCGTAAAGCTAAGTCAGAAGTTTTCCTGGGTGATCGGCGGAAAGGCGGGTTGGGATGATCCTGAATTTATCGAAACTCTTCGAAGTCAAAAGAGCAAGGAACTCGGAATCCATTGGATCGAAAGTCCTTCCGATGTGGAACTCGCTCATATGTATAAGAATTGTTCTCTGTTTTTATTTTCTTCCCTCTACGAAGGATTTGGAATTCCTCTTTTGGAAGCTCTGAGTCTGCAAAAGCCAGCGATCGTTACGGATCTTTCGGTGTTTCGGGAAATTGGAGGAAATCAGATTCAATATCTAAGATTGGAACAGGATCTTTGGGTGAAAGCTCTTCTGGATTTTTCAAAAAAGCCTTACGCGGGTAAGAAAGTCGATATCCGAAAATTTTACAGAAGTGTCGCGGCAAAAACGATCGCCGATCAGATTCGAGAAGTTCTAAAGTCTAAAACCATTTCCTCCAGCCCTTAA
- a CDS encoding SDR family oxidoreductase, translated as MAQRNVFITGTNRGIGLELTKHFLSKGDQVFALCRRSSTELVRLKPTRILEGIDVLNSNSIQALTSKVLDTKIDILINNAGILIPDNLQTLDEDNIITQFLVNSLGPLKVVHALLPFLKEDAKLVFLTSRMGSIADNTSGSYYGYRASKAALNAIAVSLARDLAPKGISVGIFHPGMVATEMTGRQGISPEESVVGLAERIDALNLASSGKFFHQNGEELPW; from the coding sequence ATGGCACAAAGAAACGTATTTATCACGGGAACGAACCGCGGAATCGGATTGGAACTTACAAAACACTTTCTCTCAAAAGGAGATCAGGTATTTGCGCTTTGTAGAAGAAGTTCCACGGAGCTCGTTCGTCTAAAACCCACTCGGATCCTCGAAGGGATCGACGTCCTCAATTCGAATTCAATCCAAGCTTTGACTTCTAAAGTTTTAGATACTAAGATCGACATTCTTATCAACAACGCTGGGATTTTGATTCCGGACAATCTACAGACTCTCGACGAAGACAATATCATCACTCAATTCTTAGTCAATTCCCTAGGGCCTTTGAAAGTTGTACACGCGCTTCTACCCTTCCTCAAAGAGGATGCAAAGCTCGTGTTCTTAACGAGTAGAATGGGTTCCATCGCGGACAATACATCGGGTTCTTACTATGGATATCGCGCGTCCAAAGCCGCCTTAAACGCAATCGCGGTCAGCTTGGCCCGAGATCTGGCGCCAAAAGGAATCTCCGTCGGGATCTTTCATCCCGGAATGGTAGCGACAGAAATGACAGGAAGACAAGGAATTTCTCCCGAAGAAAGTGTAGTCGGTTTAGCAGAACGGATCGATGCTCTGAATCTCGCGAGCTCGGGTAAATTCTTTCATCAAAACGGAGAAGAATTGCCCTGGTGA
- a CDS encoding 3'(2'),5'-bisphosphate nucleotidase CysQ, whose amino-acid sequence MDSIQYLKPAINSVLEAGKIVLEIYNSDFKVTDKGGNDPVTEADLKAGALIAEILQSTNIPVLSEEDKERKNISILPAAWILDPIDGTREFVHKNPEFAISLGLSVKGRAVLGVILNPVTGELIFGDESVGVDYLKLSEIPDSYEIDFKRFSKKLHSHSPIKTVLISRTEEREGLFNQSMLPIDWKYSALGSIAYKLGLVAAGVASISVSLKPKNEWDVCAGIALVRASGGSDLEIQSGQPYQFQTVSGRGEGLIAGHSESLNQLWENSKTYFRSSLRDWN is encoded by the coding sequence TTGGATTCGATTCAATATCTCAAGCCCGCTATAAATTCCGTCCTGGAAGCGGGCAAAATCGTATTAGAAATTTATAATTCTGATTTCAAAGTCACCGACAAAGGTGGGAACGATCCCGTCACCGAAGCCGATCTCAAAGCAGGCGCTCTAATCGCCGAAATTCTTCAGTCTACAAACATCCCCGTTCTTTCGGAAGAAGACAAGGAAAGAAAAAACATCTCCATACTTCCGGCGGCTTGGATCTTAGATCCGATCGACGGAACCAGAGAATTTGTTCATAAAAATCCGGAATTTGCGATCAGCCTTGGTTTGTCCGTAAAGGGAAGAGCGGTTCTCGGCGTGATTCTCAATCCGGTAACGGGAGAATTGATCTTCGGAGACGAAAGTGTAGGCGTGGATTATCTGAAACTTTCGGAGATACCGGATTCTTATGAAATCGACTTCAAACGATTCTCAAAAAAATTACATTCTCATTCTCCTATCAAGACGGTCCTGATTTCCAGGACCGAAGAAAGGGAAGGACTTTTTAATCAGAGTATGCTTCCGATCGATTGGAAATATTCGGCGCTGGGTTCGATCGCTTACAAGTTGGGCCTCGTCGCCGCAGGGGTTGCTTCCATTTCCGTTTCTCTCAAACCAAAAAATGAATGGGACGTTTGTGCAGGAATCGCGCTTGTAAGAGCTTCCGGAGGATCCGATCTGGAGATTCAATCCGGTCAACCTTATCAATTTCAGACCGTTTCCGGTCGAGGAGAGGGTTTGATCGCGGGTCATTCCGAATCCCTGAATCAACTCTGGGAAAATTCGAAAACGTATTTTCGATCCAGTCTGAGGGATTGGAACTGA
- a CDS encoding LIC11625 family surface-exposed protein has translation MKKIFVISLLLLIASSGINAGKSQGVVEEFNKVEEFNKNVKISDAFKKATLEKNLLSAVKYTLHHRYLEYKEITKDLNVETMLYEPQKGTYTVYVKYKKFLFFYSYKMDPEIYLQTPENEVFYIRPENLDDPHKESSAAPEAKPVK, from the coding sequence ATGAAGAAAATATTCGTGATATCTCTATTGCTTCTCATTGCCTCTTCAGGTATAAACGCCGGAAAGTCTCAAGGTGTTGTAGAAGAATTTAACAAAGTAGAAGAGTTTAACAAAAACGTTAAAATTTCAGACGCTTTCAAAAAAGCCACTCTTGAAAAAAACCTGCTCTCTGCGGTAAAATATACTCTCCATCATAGATATCTTGAATATAAAGAAATCACAAAGGATCTCAACGTAGAAACGATGTTGTATGAACCTCAAAAAGGTACTTACACGGTTTATGTGAAGTATAAGAAATTTCTTTTCTTCTACAGCTATAAAATGGATCCGGAAATCTATCTTCAAACTCCCGAAAACGAAGTATTTTATATCCGCCCGGAAAACTTAGACGATCCCCACAAGGAAAGCTCAGCCGCTCCCGAAGCGAAGCCCGTTAAGTGA
- the lpxC gene encoding UDP-3-O-acyl-N-acetylglucosamine deacetylase: MKETIYRRSIQDTVRIKGIGLHSGKEVNLVAHPAASGTGIVFEYRKGQEKASISAELSNVVDTSNATTLGDGLYRIQTVEHLLAAVYALGLTDLILEIDAVEVPIMDGSSLPFLQALESAGIVEYPEIVEPIYVQNPLWVVDGDKYLVLLPSNELKVTYTIDFNHPLLKGQSITIALDREKIKQEILPARTFGFLKDVEALQARGLAMGGSLDNAIVLTQDGYLNQQLRFENECVRHKILDLFGDISIAGRPIIGHYLASKAGHALDISMAKLVMSSVTGDEISKYKSRRTPLFKRKAAIV; the protein is encoded by the coding sequence ATGAAAGAAACCATATATAGAAGATCCATACAGGATACAGTTAGAATCAAGGGAATCGGGCTTCATTCCGGAAAAGAAGTAAACCTAGTCGCTCATCCCGCCGCATCTGGCACAGGAATTGTTTTTGAATATCGGAAAGGGCAAGAAAAGGCGTCGATCTCGGCGGAACTGAGCAACGTAGTCGACACGAGCAACGCGACTACGCTTGGAGACGGACTCTACCGGATCCAAACCGTAGAACATCTTTTAGCCGCGGTCTATGCTTTGGGCCTCACCGACTTGATCCTGGAAATTGATGCGGTAGAAGTCCCGATCATGGACGGTTCTTCCCTTCCTTTCTTACAAGCCCTCGAATCCGCAGGAATTGTAGAATATCCCGAAATCGTAGAACCGATTTATGTGCAAAATCCGCTCTGGGTTGTTGACGGGGACAAATACCTCGTTCTTCTCCCGAGCAACGAACTCAAAGTTACCTACACAATTGACTTCAACCATCCCCTTCTCAAAGGACAAAGCATCACGATCGCTTTGGACCGAGAGAAGATCAAACAAGAGATTCTTCCGGCAAGAACCTTTGGATTCTTAAAGGACGTAGAAGCGCTCCAAGCCAGAGGATTGGCGATGGGCGGATCCTTAGACAACGCGATCGTCCTCACACAGGACGGGTATTTGAACCAACAGCTTCGTTTTGAAAATGAATGTGTGCGCCACAAGATCTTAGATCTTTTCGGAGATATATCGATCGCGGGAAGACCGATCATCGGCCACTATCTCGCATCGAAGGCGGGACACGCACTGGATATCTCCATGGCAAAGTTGGTGATGAGCAGCGTGACCGGGGATGAAATCAGCAAATACAAAAGCCGGAGAACTCCCCTTTTCAAAAGAAAAGCGGCGATCGTCTAA
- a CDS encoding TlpA disulfide reductase family protein — MFLTRWFFSSLLIFFSACNSSKEESILYKLKLSDLDNKAISLQEYKGKVLLLDVWASWCEPCKEAVPVLEKLSKDLQGKNGVLLGINTEPELTKQEHIQAAREFGMTYPSFVDRDFALINEYKVEGQPALLVFSVSGKLLKIQYGIQDRDYPKLRASFSNWFTAP, encoded by the coding sequence ATGTTTCTAACGCGTTGGTTTTTTTCTTCTCTTCTGATTTTTTTCTCAGCCTGCAATTCTTCCAAAGAAGAATCGATTCTCTATAAACTCAAACTTTCGGACCTCGACAACAAAGCTATAAGTCTCCAGGAATACAAGGGAAAGGTTTTGCTCTTGGACGTCTGGGCTTCTTGGTGCGAGCCTTGTAAGGAAGCGGTTCCAGTTTTAGAAAAGCTTTCAAAAGATCTGCAGGGTAAGAATGGGGTTCTTTTGGGAATCAACACGGAACCGGAACTTACAAAACAGGAACATATCCAAGCCGCTCGGGAATTCGGAATGACCTACCCGTCTTTTGTGGATCGGGATTTTGCGCTTATAAACGAATATAAGGTGGAAGGGCAACCGGCTCTTCTTGTATTCAGCGTTTCCGGAAAACTCCTGAAAATTCAGTATGGGATTCAGGATCGAGACTATCCAAAACTCAGAGCCAGTTTTTCAAATTGGTTCACTGCACCATAG
- a CDS encoding AMP-dependent synthetase/ligase produces MAENLAQLFRESAEKFRDLPAFFSKDSKKDYYPTTYGQLYEQGLNLAEALIELGVQQKQRVGLLADNRIEWMIADYGVILTGAADVPRGTDITDSEIVYILNHSEVEVVFIENDKILEKFNRNKSQLNNVKTIIMMDAASTAPGVLKMQDLIEKGKKLREGGSRKAEERVSAIQPDDLFTLIYTSGTTGLPKGVMLKHSNMMHQVNHVSPMLKIQADARLLSILPIWHVFERVVEYVCLGLGAATYYTNVRDLRQDLATVKPTFMGSAPRLWENIYNGIYTRINDPAQTPALRRGLFKLAYFFSSKRNQAVRFLKGIEVDYRGRNPIGSFFYGILMFVQLLLTGPFTLTILAGALGAYFAGTELHFLTSPLYTIAGFAVFLNSFTLDRIVLSKIRAATGGQLKASISGGGALPRHVDEFFGNIGINVLEGYGMTETSPVISVRTFEKLIIGSVGVVAPKTKLQIRNDNNAVLTEIDEEGNISQGKLGLKGVVFVKGPQVMKGYFKNEEATSKAIQDGWMNTGDMGMINFKKTLTLTGRAKDTVVLLGGENVEPVPIENKLQESAYISQCMVIGQDQKNLGALIVPDFEKLQEWAKENGINEPNNEKLIENPKVYDLYRKEIKALNNTKNGFKSFEQVTPFIIISKPFEVGEELNNMMKMKRHVITEKYIDKIKKIYATNQD; encoded by the coding sequence ATGGCGGAAAACTTAGCCCAGCTATTTCGTGAATCTGCGGAAAAATTTCGGGACCTACCGGCGTTCTTTTCAAAAGATTCCAAGAAGGACTACTATCCTACCACATACGGTCAACTGTACGAACAAGGTTTAAATCTTGCGGAAGCATTGATCGAGTTAGGTGTTCAACAAAAGCAAAGAGTAGGTTTACTCGCAGACAATCGTATCGAATGGATGATCGCAGACTACGGTGTGATTTTAACCGGCGCTGCCGACGTTCCACGCGGAACTGATATTACAGATTCTGAAATCGTTTATATCCTCAATCACTCGGAAGTGGAAGTTGTTTTTATCGAAAACGATAAGATACTCGAGAAGTTTAACAGAAACAAATCTCAGCTGAATAACGTAAAGACCATCATCATGATGGATGCGGCGAGTACCGCACCCGGCGTTTTGAAAATGCAGGATCTTATAGAAAAAGGGAAAAAACTGAGAGAAGGCGGATCCAGAAAAGCGGAAGAAAGAGTGTCCGCGATTCAACCCGACGATCTTTTTACTCTGATCTACACTTCCGGAACTACGGGACTTCCTAAGGGAGTTATGTTGAAACATTCCAACATGATGCACCAGGTAAATCACGTAAGTCCGATGTTAAAGATTCAAGCGGACGCACGTCTACTTTCCATCCTTCCGATTTGGCACGTTTTCGAAAGAGTAGTCGAATACGTTTGTCTCGGACTTGGAGCGGCTACATACTATACGAACGTGAGAGATCTTCGTCAGGATTTGGCGACCGTAAAACCCACGTTTATGGGTTCTGCGCCAAGACTTTGGGAAAACATCTACAACGGAATTTATACAAGAATCAACGACCCGGCTCAGACTCCTGCGCTTCGCAGAGGTCTTTTCAAACTCGCATACTTCTTTTCGAGCAAGAGAAACCAAGCGGTTCGTTTTCTAAAAGGAATCGAAGTGGATTATCGTGGAAGAAATCCGATCGGATCTTTCTTTTACGGAATTCTAATGTTCGTACAACTTCTGTTGACCGGACCTTTTACACTTACGATTCTTGCGGGCGCGTTAGGCGCTTATTTCGCCGGAACCGAACTTCACTTCCTGACTTCTCCACTTTACACGATTGCCGGTTTTGCCGTGTTCTTGAACAGCTTCACTCTGGATAGAATCGTGCTCTCGAAGATCAGGGCTGCGACGGGCGGACAACTCAAAGCGTCCATTTCCGGCGGAGGGGCTCTTCCAAGACACGTGGACGAATTCTTTGGAAACATCGGAATCAACGTTCTGGAAGGTTACGGTATGACGGAAACGTCTCCGGTAATTTCGGTTAGAACTTTTGAAAAACTGATCATTGGTTCCGTGGGTGTGGTGGCTCCAAAGACAAAACTCCAGATTCGTAACGATAACAACGCGGTTCTCACAGAAATCGATGAAGAAGGAAATATTTCTCAAGGGAAACTTGGACTGAAAGGAGTCGTTTTCGTCAAAGGACCTCAAGTGATGAAAGGTTATTTCAAAAACGAAGAGGCTACTTCCAAGGCGATCCAAGACGGCTGGATGAACACCGGCGATATGGGGATGATCAACTTTAAAAAGACCCTCACATTGACAGGCCGTGCGAAAGACACCGTGGTTCTTTTGGGCGGAGAAAATGTGGAGCCGGTTCCGATCGAGAACAAACTCCAGGAATCCGCTTACATCAGTCAGTGTATGGTGATCGGTCAGGATCAGAAGAATTTAGGCGCTCTCATCGTTCCGGATTTCGAAAAGCTCCAAGAATGGGCGAAAGAAAACGGAATCAACGAACCGAACAACGAGAAACTGATCGAAAATCCGAAAGTTTACGACCTTTACAGAAAAGAGATCAAGGCTCTAAACAATACGAAGAACGGATTTAAGTCCTTTGAACAGGTGACTCCTTTTATCATCATCTCCAAACCTTTTGAAGTAGGCGAAGAGTTGAACAACATGATGAAAATGAAACGTCACGTGATCACCGAAAAATACATCGACAAGATCAAAAAAATCTACGCTACCAACCAAGATTAG